The proteins below come from a single Miscanthus floridulus cultivar M001 chromosome 1, ASM1932011v1, whole genome shotgun sequence genomic window:
- the LOC136478861 gene encoding vacuolar protein sorting-associated protein 35B-like: MAAASAAVRMLPDGGADDEERWLAEGIAGVQQNAFYMHRALDSNNLKDALKYSAQMLSELRTSRLSPHKYYELYMRAFDEMKKLEMFFREETRRGSCSVVDLYELVQHAGNVLPRLYLLCTVGSVYIKSKEAPAKDVLKDLVEMCRGIQHPLRGLFLRSYLSQISRDKLPDIGSEYEGDAESINDAVEFVLQNFIEMNKLWVRMQHQGPVREKEKRGKERNELRDLVGKNLHVLSQIEGVDLDMYKETVLPRILEQVVNCKDDLAQFYLMDCIIQVFPDEYHLQTLETLLSAFPQLQPSVDIKTVLSQLMDRLSNYAASSPEVLPEFLQVEAFAKFSNAIGKVIEAQPDMPVVGAVTLYVSLLTFTLRVHPDRLDYVDQVLGACVKKLSGKAKLEDSRATKQIVALLSAPLEKYSNIVTALELSNYPRVMDYLDNATTKVMAVVIIQSIMKNTTCISTSDKIESLFDLIKGLIKDMDGAQDDELDEEDFKEEQNSVARLIHMLHNDDPEEMLKILCTVQKHILQGGPKRLTFTVPSLVFSALKLVRRLQGQDGDVTGEDVPATPKKIFQILHQTIEALSCVPSPELALRLYLQCAEAANDCDLEPVAYEFFTQAFILYEEEIADSKAQITAIHLIIGTLQRMNIFGVENRDTLTHKTTGYSAKLLKKPDQCRAVYACSHLFWTDDQDGIMDGERVLLCLKRALRIANAAQQMASATRGSSGSVTLFIEILNKYLYFFEKGIPQITNTVIQDLIELIRTEKQSDNSVADPSTEAFFSSTLRYIEFQKQKGGSIGEKYEQIKTSS, from the exons ATGGCGGCGGCATCGGCGGCGGTGCGGATGCTCCCCGACGGCGGTGCTGACGACGAGGAGCGGTGGCTCGCCGAGGGCATCGCCGGCGTCCAGCAAAACGCCTTCTACATGCACCGCGCCCTC GATTCCAACAACCTCAAGGACGCACTCAAGTACTCGGCGCAGATGCTCTCCGAACTGCGCACCTCGCGACTATCGCCGCACAAGTACTACGAGCTCT ACATGAGGGCGTTTGATGAGATGAAGAAGCTGGAGATGTTCTTCAGGGAGGAGACTCGCCGGGGCAGCTGCTCTGTGGTTGATCTGTACGAGCTTGTGCAACATGCTGGGAATGTCTTACCGAGACT CTATCTCCTCTGCACGGTGGGATCTGTGTACATCAAATCGAAAGAGGCTCCTGCTAAAGATGTTCTTAAAGATCTCGTTGAAATGTGCCGAGGCATTCAACATCCTCTTCGTGGCCTTTTCCTGAGAAGTTACCTTTCTCAAATAAGCAGAGACAAATTGCCTGATATTGGTTCTGAGTATGAAGG GGATGCAGAAAGTATTAACGACGCAGTTGAATTTGTTCTTCAGAATTTCATAGAAATGAACAAACTCTGGGTCCGGATGCAGCATCAG GGGCCTGTCCGAGAAAAGGAAAAGCGCGGGAAGGAAAGAAATGAACTGCGTGATCTG GTAGGCAAAAACCTTCATGTTCTAAGCCAGATTGAGGGCGTTGACCTTGATATGTACAAAGAAACTGTTCTTCCAAGGATATTAGAGCAG GTGGTTAATTGTAAAGATGACCTTGCACAGTTCTACCTGATGGACTGCATAATCCAAGTCTTTCCAGATGAATATCATTTACAAACATTGGAAACTTTATTGAGCGCATTTCCCCAGCTTCAG ccaAGTGTTGATATCAAAACAGTACTCTCTCAACTTATGGACAGATTGTCTAACTATGCTGCCTCAAGTCCTGAA GTGTTGCCAGAGTTCTTGCAAGTTGAAGCTTTTGCTAAGTTCAGTAATGCTATTGGAAAG gtgATAGAAGCCCAACCTGACATGCCAGTTGTTGGAGCCGTAACTCTATATGTATCACTTCTGACTTTTACTCTCCGTGTACATCCTGATCGGCTTGATTATGTAGACCAAGTGCTG GGTGCATGTGTCAAGAAACTTTCAGGCAAAGCAAAACTTGAAGATAGCAGGGCAACAAAGCAAATTGTTGCACTTCTTAGTGCTCCCCTGGAAAAATATAGCAATATTGTTACTGCATTAGAACTTTCAAACTATCCTCGGGTTATGGATTATCTTGATAATGCTACAACCAAAGTGATGGCTGTGGTAATAATTCAAAGCATAATGAAAAACACAACCTGCATATCTACTTCTGACAAG ATTGAGTCACTATTCGATTTAATTAAGGGGCTGATAAAGGATATGGATGGGGCTCAAGATGATGAG cTTGATGAAGAAGACTTCAAGGAGGAACAGAACTCTGTAGCGCGTCtcattcacatgttgcacaatGATGATCCTGAAGAGATGCTGAAG ATCTTATGTACTGTACAGAAGCATATACTTCAGGGAGGCCCCAAGCGTTTAACTTTCACTGTGCCTTCGTTAGTATTCTCTGCTCTTAAG CTGGTCAGGCGATTACAAGGCCAAGATGGAGATGTCACTGGGGAGGATGTTCCTGCAACTCCAAAGAAAATATTCCAGATATTGCATCAG ACTATTGAAGCACTTTCTTGTGTTCCTTCCCCAGAGTTAGCTCTGAGACTATATTTGCAGTGTGCAGAG GCTGCCAATGATTGTGATCTGGAACCAGTTGCTTATGAGTTCTTTACTCAAGCGTTCATCTTATATGAAGAAGAAATTGCG GATTCAAAGGCTCAGATCACTGCAATTCACCTGATAATTGGGACCCTTCAGCGGATGAATATATTTGGGGTGGAAAATAGAGACACCCTCACTCACAAGACAACAGGG TACTCAGCAAAACTTCTCAAGAAGCCTGATCAATGCCGAGCAGTCTATGCGTGTTCACATCTTTTCTGGACTGATGACCAAGATGGAATAATGGATGGTGAAAG GGTTCTCCTTTGTTTGAAGCGTGCCTTGAGAATCGCAAATGCTGCTCAACAGATGGCTAGCGCTACAAGGGGAAGCAGTGGATCCGTAACCCTATTTATTGAAATTTTGAACAA GTACTTGTACTTCTTTGAGAAAGGAATTCCACAGATCACAAATACTGTGATTCAAGATTTGATTGAATTGATTAGAACGGAGAAGCAAAGTGATAACTCTGTAGCCGATCCATCAACAGAGGCATTCTTTTCTAGCACTTTGCGGTACATTGAATTTCAGAAGCAGAAAGGTGGAAGCATAGGCGAAAAATATGAACAAATAAAGACAAGTTCATGA
- the LOC136480927 gene encoding uncharacterized protein — protein sequence MGALSASTSSVNWLVEDDILLKNAVEAGASLESLAKGAVCFSRKFTLQEIQDRWNSLLYDPEISTQAASRMAEYENELSTSDPAKAHKLFNSKAKDFSFQKRKIDSVKNLYYAMRKRVRNDPCNSGDLGFLVAPCSCMATGSECVCGSLPNNIEPELNSVSRYGQLGSSYNSGHAYSEMNGQPFHTKHTESMARDGDGTNNVVYGYSDVGQLYEHHAYAANNHGNSEGNNVSLKSITDFQDSMQFQQLDNNQCGNGVVDSKALVIPNHFSGSVQEPMPLQVIGQPEGSEAPGGAIWSGVQRRDRLTLVDDKNVKSENRDPLTFEADLDGGMSGLDHAADFMDFPFFSNSEDFDILNSEIFLNSPSEGNQEDLDDPAFKVVHGVRSTMQNLVHPDEANMSCDQIDLGDVKNNVDASGIILVPTPLLVPCPGLYVECKLNTEDPEIPCNNDVSTPTEYPLECCTSTFGQKSENTIYSASPATSPPSNTEQPKTKDLAIIIKSEDMANVQPSSQTIKMNPSTSEQKEDSVAHEGGVLGSKPSEGASTTGALLTGNIDTNDANTYMLALPSFSAAGFGEGSPCSLGPHESFDNSHGLTLQNSVQAPDQMQHNSLDGQPELGDKAALQNCMPSNVLPDLGIQNTIANAATPAQAEECHDYEKDVPNYYDLEALILDQDLIPWDQDSDLMHPEVTRFHHPESRKALVRLEQGARSYMNRAIMSHGAFAVIYGLHLKCYIKDPEVTLGRETEDVKVDIDLGKEGRANKISRRQAVIKMDESGSFHIKNIGKCPIFVNSKEIPSCKRINLSSDSLIEIKDMRFIFHVNQDAVGQYIDRNLKPER from the exons ATGGGCGCCCTGTCTGCTTCGACTTCGTCGGTGAACTGGCTAGTCGAGGACGACATCCTCCTCAAGAACGCCGTCGAG GCTGGTGCCTCATTGGAGTCCTTAGCCAAAGGAGCTGTATGTTTTTCCCGTAAATTCACTCTTCAAGAAATACAGGACCGCTGGAATTCATTGCTATATGACCCAGAGATCTCAACACAAGCAGCTTCTCGGATGGCTGAGTATGAGAATGAACTTTCCACTTCCGATCCAGCCAAGGCACATAAACTTTTCAACTCAAAAGCAAAGGATTTTTCATTTCAGAAACGGAAAATAGACAGTGTAAAGAATCTATATTATGCAATGAGAAAGAGAGTACGCAATGATCCATGTAACAGTGGTGACCTTGGATTTCTTGTTGCCCCCTGTTCATGTATGGCAACTGGTAGTGAGTGTGTCTGTGGAAGCCTACCTAACAATATTGAACCAGAGCTGAATTCAGTGAGCCGCTATGGGCAATTGGGTTCAAGCTACAACAGTGGACATGCATATTCTGAAATGAATGGACAACCTTTTCATACGAAGCATACTGAGAGCATGGCAAGAGATGGGGATGGCACCAATAACGTTGTGTATGGCTACTCAGATGTAGGCCAACTATATGAGCATCATGCGTATGCAGCAAATAATCATGGGAATAGTGAAGGGAACAATGTTTCTCTAAAGAGTATCACAGATTTTCAGGATTCTATGCAGTTTCAGCAGTTGGACAACAATCAATGTGGTAATGGAGTGGTAGACTCAAAGGCTTTGGTGATCCCTAACCATTTCAGTGGAAGTGTGCAGGAACCTATGCCTCTCCAAGTGATTGGTCAACCTGAGGGTTCTGAAGCACCAGGTGGTGCAATCTGGAGTGGGGTTCAGCGAAGAGACAGGCTCACTCTTGTTGATGATAAGAATGTAAAGTCAGAAAACAGGGACCCTCTCACATTTGAAGCAGATTTAGATGGTGGGATGTCTGGTTTAGATCACGCTGCAGATTTTATGGACTTCCCATTTTTCAGTAATAGTGAAGACTTTGATATCCTGAATAGTGAAATTTTTTTGAATTCTCCAAGTGAGGGAAACCAGGAGGATTTAGACGATCCTGCCTTCAAAGTTGTTCATGGGGTTAGATCAACCATGCAAAATCTGGTGCATCCCGATGAAGCCAATATGTCCTGTGATCAAATAGATCTTGGCGATGTAAAAAATAATGTAGATGCTTCTGGTATAATCTTAGTTCCTACTCCTTTACTAGTGCCCTGTCCTGGCCTGTATGTGGAGTGCAAATTGAACACAGAAGATCCTGAAATTCCTTGCAATAATGATGTTTCTACACCAACAGAGTATCCTCTTGAATGCTGTACTTCTACCTTTGGGCAGAAATCTGAGAATACTATCTATTCAGCCTCTCCTGCAACCAGCCCTCCATCAAATACTGAACAGCCCAAAACAAAGGACTTGGCCATAATAATAAAGAGTGAAGATATGGCAAATGTCCAACCTTCGTCACAAACAATTAAAATGAACCCATCCACTTCAGAACAAAAAGAAGATTCAGTGGCTCATGAAGGTGGTGTCCTAGGATCTAAACCGTCAGAAGGTGCTTCAACAACTGGAGCCCTTTTGACTGGTAACATTGACACAAATGATGCAAACACATACATGCTAGCTTTGCCCTCTTTCAGTGCTGCTGGATTTGGTGAAGGATCACCTTGTAGTTTAGGACCACACGAGAGCTTTGATAACTCTCATGGTTTGACTTTACAAAATTCAGTTCAAGCTCCTGATCAGATGCAACACAACTCACTTGACGGTCAACCAGAATTAGGTGACAAGGCTGCTCTACAGAACTGTATGCCATCAAATGTGCTGCCAGATTTGGGTATTCAGAACACTATTGCAAATGCGGCAACACCAGCTCAAGCAGAAGAATGCCATGACTATGAAAAAGATGTTCCAAACTACTATGATCtagaagctttg ATTCTTGACCAGGATCTCATCCCGTGGGATCAAGACTCTGATTTGATGCATCCTGAAG TTACCAGATTTCATCACCCGGAAAGCAGGAAGGCATTGGTTAGATTGGAGCAAGGTGCTCGGTCTTATATGAACAGAGCTATCATGTCGCATGGTGCTTTTGCAGTTATTTATGGATTGCACCTGAAATGCTACATAAAGGATCCTGAG GTTACTCTTGGAAGAGAGACAGAAGATGTCAAAGTTGACATTGATTTGGGAAAAGAAGGGAGGGCAAATAAGATATCTCGCCGACAG GCGGTTATCAAGATGGATGAATCTGGGTCTTTTCAT